ACAGCCACGACGGTGGCGACCGTGAGCACCAGCGGCACGAACTGGACCGCGAACCCACGCCCGAACTGGCCGGCCTCCATCGCGGCGAGCTTGATGTCCATGGCCGGCCCGACGACGAGGAACACCAGCTTGGCGGTGTCGGAGAACGCCGTGAGGCTCACCGCCACGAAGGCGTCGGCCTCCGAGCAGAGCGCGGCCAGGAAGGCGAAGGCGGCGAGCACGACGACGCCGACCAGCAGGTTGCCGGCGACGGACTCGACGACACTGACCGGCACCAGCACGTTGACGGTGGCAGCGATGACCGCGCCGATGACCAGGAAGCCGCCCGCGGGCAGCAGGTCGTGCCAGGCCGCCCCGACGAAGCGGCCCCACCGGGTGTCGCCGCCATGGGTGTGGTGGGCCGCGCTGATCCGGGGCAACCGCAGCGCCGGCAGCCGTCCGGCGACGACGACATAGATCCAGCCGATGACGACCGCGACGAGCAGTGAGGCGACGAACCGGGCGACCACCATGTCGGTGCGGCCCTGGAAGGCGACCGCTGTGGAGATGATCACCGCCGGGTTGATCGCCGGGGCGGCGAGCAGGAAGGTCAGCGCGATCGGCGCCGGTACGCCGCGCCGGGCCAGGCCCGAGGCGACGGGGACCGCGGCGCACTCGCAGGTCGGCAGCCCGATCCCGGCCAGGCCCGCGACCGGGACGGCGAGAGCGGGGCTGCGAGGCAGCACCCGCGACACCAGTCGCTCCGACAGCAGCGCCGAGATCAACCCCGACAGGGCGACGCCCAGGACGAGGAACGGGATGGACTGCACGACGATGGCGAGGAAGACGGTGGCCCAGGTCTGGAACGCCGCGCCGTCGAGACGGTCGCCGAAGAGGCGCTGGACGGGCACGGCGGCGGCCAGGAGGCCCAGCACGAGCCAGACCTGCAGGTCGCCCCGGGATCGGGGCGCGGGCGTGGGGGCCGTGCTCATCGGGCCCCTCGCCGGGACGTTGGATCGCTAACGGGAATCATTATCGAGAACGGTAGACCACCTGTCCCCCGCGGTCCGGCGAACGCGCCGACGTGGACGAGCCGTGTCCCCCGGCAGCGCCCGCGGCCGCACCTCGCTGGTCACCGCGACCCACCGCTGAGCGGGACGGGGGCGCCCTCGTCCGAGGACGGCTCGCCCGCCCGCGCCGCGCCGGCCCGCGCCATCCCGGCGAGGACGCCGTGGCGCGGTGCCGCGAGCCAGGCGACCAGGAAGGCGCCGGCCAGCACCAGGACGATGGTGGCGCCGACCGGCAGGTCCCAGGACCAGGAGAGGTAGAGGCCCACGGTCGCCCCGACCACCCCGATGCCCGGGGCGAGCACCATCATCACGCCGAGCCGGTCGGTCAACAGCCGGGCGGTCGCGGCCGGCGCGACGAGCAGCGCCAGCACCAGGACGTTGCCGATCGTCTGCACGGACATCACCACGGCCAGGGTGACCAGGACGTAGAGGACCAGGTCGTGCAGGAAGACCCGCAGACCCAGGGCGCGCGCCATCTCCCGATCGAGCGTGACCGCGACCAGTCCGTGGTGGAGCAGGAACAGCGTCGTGAGGACCACCAGGCCGGTCACCGCGATCACCGCGAGGTCGCGGTCCGGCACGCCCGCGATCGAGCCGAAGAGGAACTGCTGCAGGGACCCGGCGTACCCGGGCGCGCGCGAGATGATCACGACACCCAGCGCGAAGGCGGCGACGAAGAAGATCCCGATCACCGAGTCCTCTTTGAGGCGCCGGCCCTGGCTGAACACCGCGATGAGGACGGCGGTGAGGACGCCGGCGACGGTGCCGCCGACGATGAGGTTGCCGGACAGCACGAAGGCGACGGCCAGGCCGGGGAAGACCGCGTGGGCGACCGCGTCGCCGATGAACGCCATGCCGCGCAGGACGACATAGCAGCCGACGACGCCGCACACGACCGACGACATCATCGCGACCGCGAGCGCCTTCGGCAGGAAGCGCAGGTCCGGGTTGGTGAGGTCGGCGAGGAAATCCAGCGGGCTCACACCGTCACCCCCGCCGCCAGCACCCGCAGGAACGGGCTGTCGGCGCTCACCTCGAAGGTGTCCGACCACGCCTCGGGACGGTCCCGGAGCTCGGCGGCGCTCCCCGTGGCGACCACGGTGCGGTTGAGGAGCACGACCCGGCGGCAGGCGAAGAGCGCGGACGCGATGTCGTGGGTCGTCATCAGCACCGCGCGCGCCGGTCCGTCCACCCCGTCCGCGAGCCCGGTGAGCATCGCGAGCAGCGACTCCTGGGTGGGCAGGTCCAGGCCCGTGAACGGCTCGTCGAGGAGCAGCACCGATGGATCGAGGGCGAGCGCCCGGGCGACCAGCACCCGCTGGCGCTGGCCGCCGGAGAGCTCCCCCACCGGCCGTCGGCGCAGGTCCGTCATGGCGACCAGGCCCAGCGCCCGGTCCACCGCCCGCCAGTCCGCGACCCGCGGGCCGCGCCCCGGGCGCAGTCCACCGACCCTTCCGGTGAGCACCACCTGCTCGACCGAGATCGGGAAGTCCCAGGCGAACTCGTGGCGCTGAGGCACGTAGCCGATCTCGCCGCGCCGCCGTCGTACCGGACGGCCGTCGACGCGCACCTCCCCCGCCCGCGACCGGGTCAGGCCC
This region of Nocardioides sp. L-11A genomic DNA includes:
- a CDS encoding permease, coding for MSTAPTPAPRSRGDLQVWLVLGLLAAAVPVQRLFGDRLDGAAFQTWATVFLAIVVQSIPFLVLGVALSGLISALLSERLVSRVLPRSPALAVPVAGLAGIGLPTCECAAVPVASGLARRGVPAPIALTFLLAAPAINPAVIISTAVAFQGRTDMVVARFVASLLVAVVIGWIYVVVAGRLPALRLPRISAAHHTHGGDTRWGRFVGAAWHDLLPAGGFLVIGAVIAATVNVLVPVSVVESVAGNLLVGVVVLAAFAFLAALCSEADAFVAVSLTAFSDTAKLVFLVVGPAMDIKLAAMEAGQFGRGFAVQFVPLVLTVATVVAVLVGWVLL
- a CDS encoding anchored repeat-type ABC transporter permease subunit; translated protein: MSPLDFLADLTNPDLRFLPKALAVAMMSSVVCGVVGCYVVLRGMAFIGDAVAHAVFPGLAVAFVLSGNLIVGGTVAGVLTAVLIAVFSQGRRLKEDSVIGIFFVAAFALGVVIISRAPGYAGSLQQFLFGSIAGVPDRDLAVIAVTGLVVLTTLFLLHHGLVAVTLDREMARALGLRVFLHDLVLYVLVTLAVVMSVQTIGNVLVLALLVAPAATARLLTDRLGVMMVLAPGIGVVGATVGLYLSWSWDLPVGATIVLVLAGAFLVAWLAAPRHGVLAGMARAGAARAGEPSSDEGAPVPLSGGSR
- a CDS encoding anchored repeat-type ABC transporter ATP-binding subunit; its protein translation is MSSGLQVRGLEVDLGGRPVLRGVDLDLHRGELVGLIGPNGAGKTTLLRAILGLTRSRAGEVRVDGRPVRRRRGEIGYVPQRHEFAWDFPISVEQVVLTGRVGGLRPGRGPRVADWRAVDRALGLVAMTDLRRRPVGELSGGQRQRVLVARALALDPSVLLLDEPFTGLDLPTQESLLAMLTGLADGVDGPARAVLMTTHDIASALFACRRVVLLNRTVVATGSAAELRDRPEAWSDTFEVSADSPFLRVLAAGVTV